One Nocardioides luti DNA window includes the following coding sequences:
- a CDS encoding MarR family winged helix-turn-helix transcriptional regulator, with protein MSEATRGHLDDRSPETVRVVRALRSYANESELYVGAAGREAAMHRTDLSGLALVMDRGLQGEHPTPGQLSAALQLSAPATSAMLDRLERLGHVTRSPHPTDRRSVVVEITDHALEVGGAMFGRLAAHLAPVLAGHTDEELALVAQVLEEVGAATRAAREEVSGRG; from the coding sequence ATGAGCGAGGCAACACGAGGGCACTTGGACGACCGCTCCCCCGAGACCGTGCGCGTGGTGCGGGCCCTGCGCTCCTACGCGAACGAGTCCGAGCTGTACGTCGGCGCCGCGGGCCGGGAGGCGGCCATGCACCGCACCGACCTGAGCGGGCTCGCCCTCGTGATGGACCGCGGCCTCCAGGGCGAGCACCCCACCCCCGGCCAGCTCAGCGCCGCGCTCCAGCTCAGCGCTCCCGCCACCTCGGCCATGCTCGACCGCCTGGAGCGGCTCGGCCACGTGACCCGGTCCCCGCACCCGACCGACCGCCGCTCCGTCGTCGTCGAGATCACCGACCACGCCCTCGAGGTCGGCGGCGCGATGTTCGGCCGGCTGGCCGCGCACCTCGCCCCGGTCCTGGCCGGGCACACCGACGAGGAGCTGGCACTGGTCGCCCAGGTCCTCGAGGAGGTCGGCGCCGCGACCCGGGCCGCCCGCGAGGAGGTCAGCGGCCGGGGCTGA
- a CDS encoding Calx-beta domain-containing protein, with protein MSERAARRPHLAAGVALLLTAAGTTAVLSAPAAQASGVSRHGVSAGNLHTVLAVDGDRVAVAALKKAGASRSVDYGATSLWTVPAKKLTEVNRVPGVTGPDELARIDLRGVTLDTTAAVPAPDTLAATATSGRQLRLVQFAGPVRPAWVKDLTAAGAQIVSYLPANAYVVYADGAAAARLDALVGDDPVVQYSGPFDPSYRLDPVLRDRVEKGQTKGGVDVTVQVVDGPDAAATLAKVTAGRTVLSPPYTLLGLRTVSVRMDAADLAATASLPAVLDVEGYAAPEMNDEVQDQLLAGNITTTSGGATVPSGPGYLDWLQAKGFPTTPSSYPQVTVVDDGIDNGTATPLHPDFYQFGSTAQPDRLTVNGNCTTDASADSGAGHGNLNAGIVGGYNDTAGASTEDANGYQYGLGVSPYGRVAGLKIFTNGGSYSVSGCGNTDQGVVQAAYAAGADMTTNSWGANVAGAYDASSQAYDALTRDASGSTAGLQQMLHIFSAGNSGSGAKTIGSPGTAKNVLTVGATENVREDGTLDGCSFGPANNDSDIASFSSRGPTADGRSKPDVVAAGTHVEGPASQAAGYDGSGVCGDSTGKYHPVGNTLYTWSSGTSHSTPGVAGAVSLIQNYYGRVLAPGQTASPAMLRALVVNIPRYLSGGVGTGDTLPSPNQGWGVPNLGTLFDPATKRVDFDQQTLFTASGQSFARSGSVADTGKPVRVTLAFTDAPGATTGASYVNNLDLEVTAGGTTYRGNVFANGLSTSGGAADAKNNVENVWLPAGTTGPVTVRVIATNIAGDAVPGNGSALDQDFALTASNLDVQPTPVGAAAGVTVTDSRDANSTVDPGEDVTVQAAITNVGDATAPAGTGTLTVLSGPATIVQGSSDFPTIAAGSSQSSTTPYQLKISPAAACGAVVTLRHAWTAGGQTVTEDKTVRVGGDLYDGAFASTASGDVPKAIPDNNATGVSSTIALAGTDPVAAVRVHMSVTHTWDGDVTAKLTSPAGTVVTLVAKRGGSGDNFNATTFDDTATTPVSSGTPPFAGTYRPETPLSALRGQATAGTWTLTLTDSAATDTGTLTGWSLDVAPLLTPACAQATAVVDAAAAPDATEGAGQLDFPVTLTNRDASTSYAVQVTTAGGTATPGADYAPVDTTLTWAPGDANVKHVLVTLVDDHRVEPGETVGLHLASAQADPGPDVSGTIVDDDHPTTIAVGDATTDTEDHVVRFPVTLTGSYDSDTYTVHVATSDGTATAPQDYAAVDRTLTFGPGDARTKFVEVTVVDDAVDEPDETLGLTISDAESSATGTVAITTAQASGTIADNDATPTVSVGDASVAEGAAGGGGTLSFPVTLSGPRSVPVTVDWSVSAGSATAGSDFTAASGTVTFAPGDTAATVTVAVLGDALDEADETVSLTLANPSGADPGTMTGTGTITDDDAAPTVTIGNAKKVVEGKKGTRKMVFTVTMSAVSGRTVSFTWATKSGTAKAGKDFVAGSGTVTLAPGQRTATIVVKVKGDRVKEKKREKLSVVGSALANATWARSAGVGKIIDDD; from the coding sequence ATGTCTGAGCGTGCCGCCCGTCGTCCCCACCTCGCCGCCGGCGTGGCCCTGCTGCTCACCGCAGCCGGCACCACCGCGGTGCTCTCGGCCCCGGCCGCCCAGGCGAGCGGAGTCTCCCGGCACGGCGTGTCCGCGGGCAACCTGCACACGGTGCTCGCGGTCGACGGCGACCGGGTCGCCGTCGCCGCGCTGAAGAAGGCCGGCGCGAGCCGCTCCGTGGACTACGGCGCCACCTCCCTGTGGACGGTGCCGGCGAAGAAGCTGACCGAGGTCAACCGCGTCCCGGGCGTCACCGGCCCGGACGAGCTGGCCCGGATCGACCTGCGCGGCGTCACCCTCGACACCACGGCCGCCGTCCCCGCGCCCGACACGCTCGCCGCGACGGCGACCTCCGGGCGCCAGCTGCGACTGGTGCAGTTCGCCGGACCGGTCCGGCCGGCCTGGGTGAAGGACCTCACCGCCGCGGGCGCGCAGATCGTGAGCTACCTGCCGGCCAACGCCTACGTCGTGTACGCCGACGGCGCGGCCGCCGCCCGCCTCGACGCCCTCGTGGGCGACGACCCCGTGGTGCAGTACAGCGGCCCGTTCGACCCGTCCTACCGGCTCGACCCGGTCCTCCGGGACCGCGTGGAGAAGGGCCAGACGAAGGGCGGCGTCGACGTCACCGTCCAGGTCGTCGACGGGCCGGACGCCGCGGCCACGCTGGCGAAGGTCACCGCGGGCCGCACCGTGCTGTCCCCGCCGTACACCCTGCTCGGCCTGCGCACCGTCTCCGTGCGGATGGACGCGGCCGACCTCGCCGCCACCGCGTCCCTCCCGGCCGTGCTCGACGTCGAGGGGTACGCCGCCCCGGAGATGAACGACGAGGTGCAGGACCAGCTGCTGGCCGGCAACATCACCACCACGTCGGGCGGTGCGACCGTCCCGAGCGGCCCGGGCTACCTCGACTGGCTCCAGGCCAAGGGCTTCCCGACCACCCCGTCGTCCTACCCCCAGGTCACGGTGGTCGACGACGGCATCGACAACGGGACCGCCACGCCCCTGCACCCGGACTTCTACCAGTTCGGCAGCACGGCGCAGCCGGACCGGCTGACGGTGAACGGCAACTGCACGACCGACGCCAGCGCGGACAGCGGGGCCGGTCACGGCAACCTGAACGCCGGCATCGTGGGTGGCTACAACGACACCGCGGGCGCGAGCACCGAGGACGCGAACGGCTACCAGTACGGCCTGGGCGTCTCGCCGTACGGCCGGGTGGCTGGGCTGAAGATCTTCACCAACGGGGGCAGCTACAGCGTCAGCGGGTGCGGCAACACCGACCAGGGCGTGGTGCAGGCGGCCTACGCCGCCGGCGCCGACATGACCACCAACTCGTGGGGGGCGAACGTCGCCGGGGCCTACGACGCCTCCTCGCAGGCCTACGACGCGCTCACCCGGGACGCGTCCGGCAGCACCGCCGGCCTGCAGCAGATGCTGCACATCTTCTCCGCGGGCAACTCCGGGTCCGGAGCCAAGACCATCGGCTCGCCCGGCACCGCCAAGAACGTGCTGACCGTCGGCGCCACCGAGAACGTCCGTGAGGACGGCACCCTCGACGGGTGCAGCTTCGGACCCGCCAACAACGACTCCGACATCGCGTCGTTCTCGTCCCGAGGGCCGACCGCCGACGGACGGTCGAAGCCGGACGTGGTCGCGGCCGGCACCCACGTGGAGGGTCCTGCCTCGCAGGCCGCGGGCTACGACGGCAGCGGCGTCTGCGGGGACTCGACCGGCAAGTACCACCCGGTCGGCAACACGCTCTACACCTGGTCGAGCGGCACGAGCCACTCCACGCCCGGCGTCGCCGGTGCGGTGTCACTGATCCAGAACTACTACGGCCGGGTCCTCGCGCCCGGCCAGACCGCGAGCCCCGCGATGCTGCGGGCCCTGGTCGTCAACATCCCGCGCTACCTGTCCGGCGGGGTGGGCACCGGCGACACCCTGCCGAGCCCGAACCAGGGCTGGGGCGTGCCGAACCTCGGCACCCTCTTCGACCCCGCCACCAAGCGGGTCGACTTCGACCAGCAGACGCTGTTCACCGCGAGTGGCCAGAGCTTCGCGCGGTCCGGCAGCGTCGCCGACACGGGCAAGCCGGTGCGCGTGACGCTGGCGTTCACCGACGCCCCCGGCGCCACGACCGGGGCGAGCTACGTCAACAACCTCGACCTCGAGGTGACCGCCGGCGGCACGACCTACCGCGGCAACGTGTTCGCCAACGGCCTCTCGACCTCGGGGGGCGCCGCGGACGCCAAGAACAACGTCGAGAACGTCTGGCTGCCCGCCGGCACCACGGGTCCGGTCACCGTCAGGGTGATCGCGACGAACATCGCCGGTGACGCGGTCCCCGGCAACGGCTCGGCGCTGGACCAGGACTTCGCGCTCACCGCGTCGAACCTCGACGTGCAGCCCACGCCCGTCGGCGCGGCCGCGGGCGTCACCGTCACCGACAGCCGCGACGCGAACAGCACCGTCGACCCCGGTGAGGACGTGACGGTCCAGGCCGCCATCACCAACGTCGGCGACGCCACCGCCCCCGCCGGCACGGGCACCCTGACGGTCCTCAGCGGACCGGCCACCATCGTGCAGGGCTCGTCGGACTTCCCCACGATCGCGGCCGGCTCCTCGCAGTCCAGCACGACGCCGTACCAGCTCAAGATCTCGCCCGCCGCCGCCTGCGGCGCCGTGGTGACCCTGCGGCACGCGTGGACCGCGGGCGGGCAGACCGTCACCGAGGACAAGACCGTCCGCGTCGGCGGTGACCTGTACGACGGAGCGTTCGCGTCCACCGCGTCCGGCGACGTCCCGAAGGCGATCCCCGACAACAACGCGACCGGGGTGTCCTCGACGATCGCGCTGGCCGGGACCGACCCGGTCGCCGCGGTGCGGGTGCACATGAGCGTGACCCACACCTGGGACGGTGACGTCACGGCGAAGCTCACCTCGCCCGCGGGCACGGTGGTCACCCTGGTGGCCAAGCGTGGTGGCTCCGGCGACAACTTCAACGCGACGACCTTCGACGACACCGCGACGACCCCGGTCTCGTCCGGCACGCCGCCGTTCGCCGGCACCTACCGGCCCGAGACGCCGTTGTCGGCCCTGCGGGGCCAGGCCACCGCGGGCACCTGGACGCTCACCCTGACGGACTCGGCGGCGACCGACACGGGGACGCTCACCGGCTGGTCGCTCGACGTGGCTCCGCTGCTCACCCCGGCCTGCGCGCAGGCGACCGCCGTCGTCGACGCGGCAGCGGCTCCCGACGCCACCGAGGGGGCGGGCCAGCTCGACTTCCCGGTGACGCTGACCAACCGCGACGCCAGCACGTCGTACGCCGTCCAGGTGACCACCGCCGGCGGGACGGCGACCCCGGGTGCGGACTACGCGCCGGTCGACACGACGCTCACCTGGGCGCCGGGCGACGCGAACGTCAAGCACGTGCTGGTGACGCTCGTCGACGACCACCGGGTCGAGCCCGGCGAGACGGTCGGACTGCACCTCGCGTCCGCGCAGGCCGACCCAGGGCCGGACGTCTCCGGGACGATCGTCGACGACGACCACCCGACGACGATCGCCGTCGGGGACGCGACGACCGACACCGAGGACCACGTGGTCCGGTTCCCGGTCACGCTCACCGGGTCCTACGACTCCGACACCTACACCGTCCACGTCGCCACCAGCGACGGGACGGCGACGGCGCCGCAGGACTACGCCGCCGTCGACCGGACGCTGACCTTCGGTCCGGGCGACGCCCGCACGAAGTTCGTGGAGGTCACGGTCGTGGACGACGCCGTGGACGAGCCGGACGAGACGCTGGGCCTGACGATCAGCGACGCCGAGAGCTCGGCGACCGGGACGGTGGCAATCACCACGGCCCAGGCGTCCGGCACGATCGCCGACAACGACGCGACGCCGACGGTCTCCGTCGGGGACGCGTCGGTGGCCGAGGGTGCGGCCGGCGGGGGCGGGACGCTCAGCTTCCCCGTCACCCTGTCGGGCCCCCGGTCGGTGCCGGTGACCGTGGACTGGTCGGTGAGCGCGGGCAGCGCCACGGCCGGCTCGGACTTCACGGCCGCCAGCGGCACCGTGACGTTCGCGCCGGGCGACACCGCGGCGACGGTGACCGTCGCCGTCCTCGGTGACGCCCTGGACGAGGCGGACGAGACCGTGTCGCTCACGCTCGCGAACCCCTCGGGCGCCGACCCCGGCACGATGACCGGGACCGGCACGATCACCGACGACGACGCTGCCCCGACGGTGACGATCGGCAACGCGAAGAAGGTCGTCGAGGGCAAGAAGGGCACCCGGAAGATGGTCTTCACGGTGACGATGTCGGCCGTCAGCGGCCGGACGGTCAGCTTCACGTGGGCGACGAAGAGCGGCACCGCGAAGGCCGGCAAGGACTTCGTCGCCGGCTCCGGGACCGTGACGCTGGCGCCCGGCCAGCGGACCGCGACGATCGTGGTCAAGGTCAAGGGCGACCGGGTCAAGGAGAAGAAGCGCGAGAAGCTCTCGGTGGTCGGCTCGGCGCTCGCGAACGCGACCTGGGCCCGCAGCGCCGGGGTCGGGAAGATCATCGACGACGACTGA
- a CDS encoding phosphoribosylaminoimidazolesuccinocarboxamide synthase has product MADLNIPDAPTIAGASHLHSGKVRDLYELTEGPYAGQLLMVASDRISAYDFVLDTPIPDKGEILTRMSLWWFDQLADLVPHHVLSTDVPDAVRGRAVVCERLAMYPVECVARGYLTGSGLREYADTGEVCGIALPAGLVDGSRLPEPVFTPATKAELGDHDENVDFAAVVAAVGSESATELRALTLAVYARAEGIARERGIILADTKLEFGARRDGTTVLGDEVLTPDSSRFWPADRWEPGRAQPSYDKDNVRNWLTSPASGWDRTSGEAPPALPAEVVERTRARYVEAYERLSGLSF; this is encoded by the coding sequence GTGGCCGACCTCAACATCCCCGATGCCCCCACGATCGCCGGCGCGAGCCACCTGCACTCGGGCAAGGTCCGTGACCTCTACGAGCTGACCGAGGGGCCGTACGCCGGCCAGCTGCTCATGGTCGCCAGCGACCGGATCTCGGCCTACGACTTCGTGCTCGATACCCCGATCCCGGACAAGGGCGAGATCCTCACCCGGATGTCGCTGTGGTGGTTCGACCAGCTGGCCGACCTGGTGCCGCACCACGTGCTGTCGACCGACGTCCCCGACGCCGTCCGCGGCCGGGCGGTCGTGTGCGAGCGGCTGGCGATGTACCCCGTCGAGTGCGTCGCGCGCGGCTACCTCACCGGCTCCGGCCTGCGGGAGTACGCCGACACCGGCGAGGTCTGCGGGATCGCCCTGCCCGCCGGGCTGGTCGACGGGTCGCGGCTCCCGGAGCCGGTCTTCACGCCTGCGACCAAGGCCGAGCTGGGCGACCACGACGAGAACGTCGACTTCGCGGCCGTCGTCGCCGCGGTGGGGTCCGAGTCCGCCACCGAGCTGCGCGCGCTCACCCTGGCGGTCTACGCCCGGGCCGAGGGCATCGCCCGCGAGCGCGGCATCATCCTGGCCGACACGAAGCTCGAGTTCGGCGCCCGGCGCGACGGCACGACCGTGCTCGGCGACGAGGTGCTGACGCCGGACTCGTCGCGGTTCTGGCCGGCCGACCGGTGGGAGCCGGGCCGTGCCCAGCCGTCGTACGACAAGGACAACGTGCGCAACTGGCTGACCTCGCCGGCGTCCGGCTGGGACCGGACCTCGGGTGAGGCGCCGCCCGCGCTGCCCGCCGAGGTCGTCGAGCGCACCCGCGCGCGCTACGTGGAGGCCTACGAGCGGCTCTCCGGGCTGTCGTTCTGA
- a CDS encoding SRPBCC family protein: MARSVRFDVPAEVAFAYLVDPHHRAEWQSSLRRVEDVRPGLPAVGQRWVDVTVPGLRPQMETTVLEAPHRWTEVGSWHGIDAELTLDFVPDGAGCRVTPTFTVTGRGPARLPAYVVDKVAVLGVYPDLRTAAKILAGRD, encoded by the coding sequence ATGGCGCGCAGCGTCCGCTTCGACGTGCCGGCCGAGGTCGCCTTCGCCTACCTGGTCGACCCGCACCACCGTGCCGAGTGGCAGTCGTCGCTGCGCCGCGTCGAGGACGTCCGTCCGGGCCTGCCCGCGGTGGGCCAGCGCTGGGTGGACGTGACCGTCCCCGGCCTCCGCCCGCAGATGGAGACCACCGTCCTCGAGGCCCCGCACCGGTGGACCGAGGTCGGGTCGTGGCACGGCATCGACGCCGAGCTGACCCTCGACTTCGTGCCCGACGGCGCCGGGTGCCGGGTCACGCCGACGTTCACGGTCACCGGCCGCGGGCCGGCCCGGCTCCCGGCGTACGTCGTGGACAAGGTGGCCGTGCTCGGCGTCTACCCCGACCTGCGCACCGCCGCCAAGATCCTCGCCGGACGGGACTGA